From Scleropages formosus chromosome 1, fSclFor1.1, whole genome shotgun sequence, a single genomic window includes:
- the LOC108937913 gene encoding adhesion G-protein coupled receptor G5-like: protein MTLFSLVFLFNLAMLLVTTLRITSMHLNCRPEAKGSIRKVACNVLAITCLLGTTWGLIFFSFGHLPTPGLYLFCILNFVQGFFLFLWFCAMKVKTIRSPSSNLTLHSSVQKP from the exons ATGACACTCTTCAGCCTGGTCTTCCTGTTCAACCTGGCCATGCTGCTGGTGACCACGCTGCGCATCACCTCCATGCATCTCAACTGCAGACCTGAGGCGAAGGGCAGCATCCGGAAGGTGGCCTGCAACGTCCTCGCCATCACTTGTCTGCTGGGTACCACCTGGGGCCTCATCTTTTTCTCCTTTGGACACCTGCCCACACCTGGCCTCTACCTATTCTGCATCCTCAACTTTGTTCAAG gttttttcctctttctctggTTCTGTGCCATGAAGGTGAAGACCATCAGATCCCCCAGCTCTAACCTCACTTTGCACTCCTCAGTGCAGAAGCCATAG